A single region of the Halostella litorea genome encodes:
- a CDS encoding orc1/cdc6 family replication initiation protein — protein sequence MGRFNRESFIIQDKDVLRDDYQPETLEERDEELDEYAAALRPVIQGWQPNNVFLYGVTGVGKTAATHDLLEELQESAEEYDDVDLNVIELNCTGCTTSYQVAVNLVNEIRSPSHPLTTVSSPREPMSETGYQQKRIFNELYNDLESVGGTILVVLDEIDNIGSDDDILYELPRARSQLDLDVKLGVVGISNDFKFRENLSPKVKDTLCEEEILFPPYDATELQNILRQRADIAFYDDVLETDVIPLCAAFSAQDSGSARQALRLLRKAADIAENEAMADGEAKITEEHVREGEHQIQRQQVVEGMHSLTRQGQYVLLTVCQLAAEGETPERTKLIYERYQEVLRDHGSEPLKRRRVHDHLSDLSLHGILRLVDSSGGRGNYNEYELDVSLSSALDALEGELGELDDIRETAKRHRVLE from the coding sequence ATGGGCCGATTCAATCGAGAATCGTTCATCATCCAGGACAAAGACGTCCTCCGAGATGATTATCAGCCAGAGACGCTCGAGGAGCGGGATGAAGAACTCGACGAATATGCGGCCGCTCTCCGTCCCGTCATTCAGGGCTGGCAACCGAACAACGTCTTTCTTTATGGCGTTACCGGCGTTGGGAAGACAGCTGCGACGCACGATCTTCTTGAGGAGCTGCAGGAATCTGCCGAAGAATATGATGACGTCGATCTCAACGTTATCGAACTCAACTGTACTGGTTGCACCACATCCTATCAGGTAGCGGTCAATCTCGTGAACGAGATTCGTTCTCCATCCCATCCTCTCACTACTGTCTCGTCTCCACGCGAACCCATGAGTGAAACCGGATATCAGCAAAAGCGTATCTTCAACGAACTCTACAATGACCTCGAGTCGGTCGGTGGGACGATTCTCGTGGTCTTGGACGAGATCGATAATATCGGATCGGATGACGATATCTTGTACGAACTCCCGCGAGCACGCTCACAGCTGGATCTCGATGTGAAATTAGGTGTAGTCGGCATCTCGAATGATTTCAAATTCCGCGAAAACCTCTCTCCGAAGGTCAAGGATACGCTCTGCGAGGAGGAAATTCTATTCCCTCCCTACGACGCGACGGAATTACAGAATATTCTCCGGCAACGCGCCGATATTGCGTTCTACGATGATGTTCTTGAGACAGATGTAATTCCGTTGTGTGCAGCGTTCTCTGCACAGGATTCGGGGTCGGCTCGACAGGCGCTACGGTTACTCCGTAAAGCAGCCGATATCGCCGAAAACGAGGCAATGGCCGACGGGGAGGCGAAGATCACTGAGGAGCACGTTCGGGAGGGCGAACATCAAATTCAGCGCCAACAGGTTGTCGAGGGAATGCATTCACTGACCCGACAGGGACAGTATGTGCTACTAACAGTCTGCCAGCTGGCAGCAGAGGGTGAAACACCCGAACGGACGAAACTGATCTATGAACGGTATCAAGAGGTCCTTCGTGATCACGGCAGTGAACCGCTGAAACGCAGGCGGGTACACGACCACTTGTCAGATTTGAGCCTTCACGGAATCCTGCGGTTGGTCGACTCGTCGGGTGGACGCGGGAACTACAACGAATACGAGCTTGATGTCTCTCTATCGTCAGCTCTTGATGCACTCGAGGGTGAGCTAGGAGAGCTTGACGATATTCGTGAAACTGCGAAACGGCATCGGGTTCTGGAATGA